A window of the Miscanthus floridulus cultivar M001 chromosome 14, ASM1932011v1, whole genome shotgun sequence genome harbors these coding sequences:
- the LOC136505249 gene encoding uncharacterized protein, producing MSFRRRFVYLVMNNTQQRDFPLRRIDAARLFFPKGERPPVPPPPPEDARLPPPAIRFSAPTPTIGTGTGTGTGTSTSKGAMEFMLLHGSSGGGGGWRKRHKVVATDHTGRCVMYDPARGTVRALPELTPAPKVRPAALPVGDDDLYVIDTHFNRAFSRDAACFHGLLFDPDAADWDWRPMPPPPYARTYDPDSQRVRAHITSYAVAGGGASVWVSKDGLGTHSFDVGTGEWAKAGDWVLPFWGPGTYVPEHKLWFGLLADKVEDGVVCASDLTAAPPAAPRVLWREESPTPPEWQGRSTFLVHLGCSRFCLARFFKIVRGGPAGGSPCVSRFAVFSGLEVVTGGHGDGEGEELGMVKHRSLRYSLVNKLLHWVL from the coding sequence ATGAGTTTCCGGCGGCGGTTCGTGTACCTGGTGATGAACAACACCCAGCAACGGGACTTCCCTCTGCGCCGCATCGACGCAGCCCGCCTCTTCTTCCCCAAGGGCGAGAGGCCCCccgtcccgccgccgccgccagaagACGCGCGCCTCCCGCCTCCCGCCATCAGATTCAGCGCGCCCACCCCCACCatcggcaccggcaccggcaccggcaccggcaccagcACCAGCAAAGGCGCCATGGAGTTCATGCTCCTCCACGGCAgcagcggaggcggcggcggttgGAGGAAGCGGCACAAGGTGGTGGCCACTGACCACACGGGCCGCTGCGTGATGTACGACCCGGCGCGGGGCACCGTCCGCGCCCTGCCCGAGCTCACCCCCGCGCCCAAGGTCAGGCCTGCCGCCCTCCCCGTCGGCGACGACGACCTCTACGTCATCGACACGCACTTCAACCGCGCCTTCAGCCGGGACGCCGCCTGCTTCCACGGCCTCCTCTTCGATCCTGACGCCGCCGACTGGGATTGGCGCCCGATGCCGCCGCCTCCGTACGCGCGCACCTACGACCCTGACAGCCAGCGAGTCCGCGCTCACATCACCTCCTACGCGGTGGCGGGCGGCGGCGCCAGTGTCTGGGTGTCCAAGGACGGTCTGGGCACCCACTCCTTCGACGTCGGGACCGGCGAGTGGGCCAAGGCCGGCGACTGGGTGCTGCCGTTCTGGGGCCCCGGCACGTACGTCCCGGAGCACAAGCTCTGGTTCGGCCTCTTGGCCGACAAGGTGGAGGACGGCGTCGTGTGCGCGTCAGACCTGACAGCAGCACCGCCCGCGGCGCCGCGCGTCCTGTGgagggaggagtccccgacgCCGCCGGAGTGGCAGGGCAGGTCGACCTTTCTCGTGCACCTTGGTTGCTCCAGGTTCTGCCTCGCCAGGTTCTTCAAGATCGTCCGCGGCGGCCCTGCAGGCGGCTCGCCATGCGTCAGCAGGTTCGCAGTCTTCAGTGGACTCGAGGTGGTGActggcggccatggcgacggGGAGGGGGAGGAGCTCGGCATGGTGAAGCACAGGTCTCTACGGTACAGCCTTGTCAACAAGCTGCTCCATTGGGTACTCTAG